One Candidatus Paceibacterota bacterium genomic window carries:
- a CDS encoding 2-C-methyl-D-erythritol 4-phosphate cytidylyltransferase, producing MTAKSGSLPVYAILLAGGEGRRYSSGKNLKQFVKTKGKPLFLWALETYLKMPEVQKIAIVFPEKEHEHIKFLKKIPPERIDILFAKEDRHASIAYALGTFPKKGLVVIQDGISPLTKAPLIRETLLSAKKYGAATAFIPAIYRVFTRKENFIEKVLERQELGYTVSPQAFRIAVLQKALDAGKKAHVKDRAMVDLVRRIGKKVALVASNPENIKLTYPHDALTIEALLRKN from the coding sequence ATGACCGCAAAATCAGGATCACTTCCCGTCTACGCCATCCTACTCGCAGGAGGAGAAGGTAGGCGCTATTCATCTGGGAAAAATTTGAAACAGTTTGTAAAAACAAAAGGCAAACCTCTTTTTCTTTGGGCGCTTGAAACGTATCTTAAAATGCCGGAGGTACAAAAAATTGCAATCGTGTTTCCAGAGAAAGAACACGAGCATATAAAATTCCTGAAAAAAATTCCTCCCGAACGCATAGACATTCTTTTTGCGAAAGAAGACAGGCACGCAAGTATTGCTTACGCTCTCGGCACATTCCCAAAGAAAGGATTAGTAGTTATTCAAGACGGTATCTCTCCCCTTACGAAAGCACCTCTGATTCGAGAAACGCTTCTTTCCGCAAAAAAGTATGGAGCAGCAACGGCATTTATTCCTGCTATTTACCGGGTGTTCACTCGCAAAGAAAATTTCATAGAAAAAGTACTGGAACGACAAGAACTTGGCTACACAGTAAGTCCGCAAGCGTTTCGGATCGCAGTTTTACAGAAAGCCCTCGATGCGGGGAAGAAAGCTCACGTGAAAGACAGAGCGATGGTTGATTTGGTTCGGCGTATTGGAAAAAAAGTTGCGCTCGTGGCGTCAAACCCGGAAAATATAAAACTCACCTATCCTCACGACGCTCTTACGATAGAAGCGCTGTTGCGAAAAAATTAG